In one window of Pseudochaenichthys georgianus chromosome 5, fPseGeo1.2, whole genome shotgun sequence DNA:
- the nudt3b gene encoding diphosphoinositol polyphosphate phosphohydrolase 1, translated as MMKLKSNQTRTYDGDGYKKRAACLCFRGETEEEVLLVSSSRHPDKWIVPGGGMEPEEEPNVAAAREVCEEAGVKGTLGRLVGVFENQERKHRTYVYVLIVTEHLEDWEDSVNIGRKREWFKIDDAIRVLQCHKPVQATYFEAFQESCLTSNGTPLVTTIGGDLSPTYSINQSSVSGIR; from the exons ATGATGAAGCTCAAGTCTAACCAAACCCGGACGTACGACGGGGATGGCTACAAGAAGCGGGCCGCCTGTCTGTGCTTCAGGGGCGAGACCGAGGAAGAG GTGCTGCTGGTAAGCAGTAGTCGACATCCTGACAAGTGGATAGTTCCTGGAGGGGGAATGGAGCCTGAGGAGGAGCCCAATGTTGCTGCTGCTCGAGAAGTGTGTGAAGAG GCCGGTGTAAAGGGGACTTTAGGGCGCTTAGTTGGAGTATTTGAG AACCAGGAGAGGAAACACAGGACCTACGTCTACGTTCTTATTGTAACGGAGCACCTGGAGGACTGGGAGGACTCGGTCAACATTG GGAGAAAAAGGGAATGGTTTAAAATAGACGATGCCATACGAGTGCTGCAGTGTCACAAGCCCGTGCAGGCCACCTACTTCGAGGCTTTCCAGGAGAGTTGCCTGACCAGTAATGGAACGCCTTTGGTGACCACGATAGGCGGGGACCTGTCCCCTACCTACAGCATCAATCAGAGCTCGGTCTCGGGTATCAGATAA